A region of Lycium barbarum isolate Lr01 chromosome 1, ASM1917538v2, whole genome shotgun sequence DNA encodes the following proteins:
- the LOC132618080 gene encoding probable transcriptional regulator RABBIT EARS produces the protein MNSSNDQDVVQQEQEHYMGGVGRFYECVFCKQGFNTAQALGGHMNIHRKDKASKKKPSTTHTLLSSSNKPDIQNSLSGSNLRCYNNVAEAQSSYVPYFPSSASTSTSTNGEFCLNHNRSSSRIDHHNRQCLNLIGEDWGMNLSLQFGEAAHVIETMEKKSQEDDLDLELRLGHYPR, from the exons ATGAACTCCTCAAACGATCAAGATGTTGTCCAACAAGAACAAGAGCACTACATGGGAGGTGTTGGCAGATTTTATGAGTGTGTTTTTTGCAAACAAGGTTTCAACACAGCTCAAGCTTTAGGTGGTCATATGAATATTCATCGAAAAGACAAAGCCAGCAAGAAAAAACCGAGTACTACTCACACTTTGCTCAGCTCCAGTAATAAGCCTGATATCCAGAACAGCTTATCAG GTTCTAATCTTAGATGTTACAATAATGTGGCAGAGGCACAATCAAGTTATGTTCCATATTTTCCGTCATCTGcatctacctctacctctacaaATGGAGAGTTCTGCTTGAATCATAATAGAAGCAGCTCTCGTATTGATCATCACAATAGGCAATGCTTGAATTTAATTGGAGAGGATTGGGGCATGAACTTAAGCTTGCAATTTGGTGAAGCTGCACATGTAATAGAAACTATGGAAAAGAAGAGTCAAGAAGATGATTTGGATTTGGAGCTTCGACTGGGCCATTATCCTCGGTAA